In Bordetella genomosp. 11, the sequence TGGAACTGGACCACACCTTCGTACCGACGTTCAATATCTATGACGCCAATCGCGACCTGATGCGCGCGCGCCGCGCCGACTGGCACGACGACTACACCTGGAACGCCATCTGGAAGTACTTCCAGCCGCAGCGCGGCGGACACGGCGCCTACTGGTACCGCTGGAGCACCACCAACGAGATCGAGTGGAAGCAGAACTACCGCCTGTGGATGCAGTTCATCAACGAGTACAAGAACCTGGGCGGCCGCGTGTGCGCGGGCAGCGATTCCGGATTCATCTTCCAGATCTACGGCTTCGGCTTCGTGCGCGAGCTGGAGCTTTTGCAGGAAGCGGGCTTCCATCCGCTGGAAGTGCTGCGCGCGGCCACCTCGCTGGGCGCCGACCTGCTGGGCGTGGGCGACGATACCGGCTCGGTGGATGTCGGCAAGCGCGCGGACCTGCTGGTGCACGACCAGAATCCGCTGGAGGATTTCAAGCTGCTGTACGGCACGGGCGCCATGCGCCTGAACGACGAGACCGGCAAGGTGGAATGGAAGCGGTCGCTGCGCCATACCGTCAAGGGCGGCGTGGTGTACGACACGGAGCAGTTGCTGGCCGATGTGCGTGCCCTGGTCAAGGACAGCTGGGAAGGAGACCCCGATGGACCGCCCCACGCCCGTTGACCTGATCGTGCTGTCCGGCTTCCTGGGCAGCGGCAAGACCACGCTGCTGGTGGATTTCCTGCGGCGCGCGGATGCCGGCGACACCGGGGTGATCGTCAACGAGGTGGGCGAGATCGGCGTGGACGGCGCCATCGTGGCCGATGGCGGCGGCGGAGTGCCCATGACCCTGCTGGCCAACGGCTGCGTCTGCTGCTCGCTGCGCAGCGGCCTGGTGGATACGGTGAACGCGCTGCTGAACGCGCCGCGTCCCGACGGCAGGCCGCTCGCGCGCATCATTCTGGAGACCAGCGGTTTGTCGCGGCCCGGGCCCATCATCGCCTCGCTGGCCGATCCGGAACTGGCCTCGCATCACCTGCGGTTGTCCGTCGTGACCGCCTACGACTGCGCGCGCGGTCCGCTGGGCGACGAACAGTTCGAGGAAGCCGCCGCGCAGTTCGCGGCCGCGCAGCGCATCGTGTTGACGAAGACGGATCTGGCGGTGCACGCGACCGAGGTGGAGTCGGCCGGGGCCGCGATCACCGGTTCGGCGCACGGCGGACGCGCGGCGGAACAAAGCGCTGACCACCCCGCCGCCGGCGACCCGGCCGCGGCCCTGGCGCTGCACGCGCGGCGCGCCCGCGCCCTGAATCCGCTGGCCGAGATCGTTGCCGAAAGCGATCGCGCCGTGGCGGTCGAGCGCGCCTTCGCGCCCTTGCCGGGCGCGTCGGCCGTGGACATGGCGCTGGGCGCGCTGTCGGCTGCCGGGGCGGCCGCCACCGCGCGCGCCCACGCAGGATCGCTGCGCCATCCACGCATCCACGTATGGCGCGGCACGGTGCGCCAGCCCATGGCATGGTCGGCATTCGCCGCCTGGCTGGACGACCTGGCGGGACTGTGCGGCGACCGGCTGCTGCGGTTGAAGGCCTTGCTGCGCGTCACGGACTGCGCCGAGCCGGTCCTGATCCAGAGCGTGGGTACCACCTTTGGCATGCCCCGCCGCATGGCTTCCCTGTCGCCGCGCGAGGACGTGCTGATCGTCATCACGCGCGACCTCGATGCCGCGGCGCTGCGCGACCTGCCGTCCGCCTCGCCCGTCGTGCTGGAGGCCTGTGCGTGATGCTTTTCCTGCTCCGCGCGTGAAGCGCGTGGCGTTTTCCCTTTTGTTTCGTCAACCTAACTTTCCGGATTGGGGGTCGTCCTATGAACCATGAGAATCCGCGGCGCCGCCGCTTCCTGAAGTCCGCCGGCGGCCTGGCGCTGGCGCCCGCGCTGCCGCTGCTGCCGGGGTTGGCCCGCGCGGCGGGCAAGGAGGTGGTGGTGGGAACCTGGGGGGGCGATTACCAGAACCTGCTCCAGCAATACATATCGCCGCTGGTCGCCAAGCAGGATATCGGCGTGGTGTTCGATACCGGCAACGCGGTGCCGCGGCTGACCAAGCTGCGGTCCGAGCGCAATTCGCGGCGCGGCAGCATGGACGTGGCCTTGCTGGGCGAGGTCGATATGTACGATGGGTCGCATTCCGGCGCGCTGGCGCCGATCCAGGAGCACCAGGCCGCGATGCCCAACCTGGCAAACGTGTACGACCAGTTCAAGACCCCGTATTCCATCCCGCACATCTTCAGCGCGATGACGCTGGTCTACAACACCGAGCACTTTTCCTCGCCGCCGGATTCCGTGCAGGTCATGCTGGATCCGAAGTACAAGGGGCGGGTCGGCTTTTCGGACATCCTTTACCTGTACAACGGCTTGTTCGTCGGCGCCGGGCAGAGCGGCGGCCGCTTCGAAAGCTTCGAGCCGGGCAAGAAGTTCCTGCAGGAACTGGTGAAGAACAAGCCGCGCGTTTATCCGTCCAACGAGGCGGTGGCCACGGCGTTCAAATCCGGTGAAATCTGGATGGCCTGCATGTGGAAGGCGCGCGCGCTGCAGTGGCGGGATGCCGGCCTGCCGCTGGGTTTCGTGATCCCGAAGGAAGGCACGATACCGGTGACCTTCGAAGGCGCGGTCCCCAAGAACGCGCGCAATCCCGACGCGGCGTGGGCGTATATGAACGCCTTGCTGGAGCCGGAGGGCCAGGTGCATTTCGCGCGGGCGATGGGTTATGCGCCGACCGTCCATAACGCGCCGCTGCCGCCCGACCTGCAACAGCGGGTTGGTTTCACCGACGCGGAGTTGAAGCGCGTGTATCCCTATGACCTGGACAAGCTGGTGACCGCCAAGGCGGAGTTCCTGGACTACTGGACGAAGTCGTTCAAGGGCGCGTTGTAGAACGCGCCGTACGTCGGCAGGTGGCCGCCGCATCGGCTGCGGCGGCCTTGTCAGAGCGCCTGCGCATTCCCCAGGATGACGGTGCTCTGGCTGGATAGCGTGCCGCCGTTGCCGTGGGCCAGCGCGGTGTTGCAAGCGGGCACCTGGCGCTCGCCGCATTCGCCGCGCAGCTGGCGGACCGCTTCGATCAGCGCGAAGATGCCGTACATCCCCGGATGGCAATAGGACAGGCCGCCGCCGCTGGTATTGACCGGCAGCTCGCCGCCCGGCGCGATGCGGCCGTCTTCCACGAAGCGGCCGCCTTCGCCCTTGGGGCAGAAACCCAGGTCCTCCAGGAACAGCAGCGTCGTAATGGTGAAGGCGTCGTACAGCTGCGCCACATCCATTTCCCGGGCGGACAGGCCGGCCATGCGGTAGGCCAGGGCACCGGATCGCGCGGCGGCGGTGGTCGTCAGGTCCGGCATGGCCGATATCGAATAATGTCCGATCGCTTCGCCCACGCCCAGCACGTAGGCCGGCGGACGGCGCAGGTCGCGCGCACGCGCGGCGCTGGTGACGACCAGCGCGCCGCCGCCGTCGGTGACCAGGCAGCAATCGCGCAAGGTCAGCGGTTCGCTGATCATGGGCGAGGCCAGTACGTCTTCGATGGCCAGCGGTTTTTTCTCCCATGCCGCCGGGTTGCGCAAGGCCCATTGCCGGGCGGCCACGGCGATTTCCGCCAGCTGCCGCCGCGTGGTGCCGTACTCGTGCATGTGGCGCGAGGCGGCCAGCGCGTAGGAGCTGGCCGTGTACAGCGGACGGTAGGGCGCTTCGTGGGGATTGATATCCGGCGCCGCGACATTGGCGCGTCCCATGCTGCGCTGGGTGCTGCCGTAGGCGATGACCGCGACTTCGCACAGGCCCGCTTCGATGGCGGCCTGGGCGCGCGCGACCATGGTCATGAAAGAGGCGCCGCCCATGTTCGTGGCATCGTGATGGCGCGGCTGGATGCCCAGGTATTCGCATAGCGCCAGCGTGGGCATGCGGCTTTGCGATGTGGTGGCGAAGACGCCGTCGACGTCGCGCAGCGCCAGCCCGCAATCGTCCAGCGCGCGTGTCACGGCCTGGGCCATGAGGTCGATGGGGCCGAGGCCAGGCGCGACCTTGCCCAGGTCGGATTCGGCCGCGCCCACGATGGCGACGGCACCGCGTTTCAGCGGCGCGGATGCGCCGCCGGCGATCGCCGGCCCCGGTGTCGCGGGCCGGCTTGCGATGGCGTTCATGCGGCCTCCAGGGCGTCGAATACGGGATGGGGATCGCCACCGTCCGGCGCGAGGCAGGCGCGCGCCTTGACCCGCATGCCGATGCGCGGCGGCCGCGCGGGATCGCCCTCGACCCGGCTCATCAGGCGAAAGCCTTCGTCCATGTCCACCAGAACCACGTTGTACGGGGCCTGGTCGCGCGGATGCACGACCGTGACGGCGTGCACCGTGCCCAGTCCCGCGCTGATGCGCCATTCCAGTTCCGTGGCGCCGGTCAGCGGGGCCACGACGCGCGGCGGGAAGACGGCGCGGCGCGCCTCCGGGTCGTATTGATAGGCGAGCTGGCCCGCCGATAGATGGCGACGGTAGGTCGCCAGGGGGGATTCATGCATGGAAGCCTCCGTGCTGTCGGAACGGGTCGGATCAGACGATGCGCTGCCCGCGCAGTTCGGCGATGCGTTCGGCGCTGTAGCCCAGCACATCGGCGAGCACCGCATCCGTGCTGTCGCCCAGGCGCGGCGGCGGCAGGTCGTAGCGGGGCGGCGTATCGCGCAGCCGCAGCGGGCTTGCGATGGTCGACACCATGCCATCGATGCCGGCGCCGGCGGGGCGTGGGATGTCCACGCGCAGTCCGCGATGCATGACTTGCGGATCCTGGAAGACCTGTTCGTAGTCGTTGATGCGGCCGCAGGGTACGCCGTGCGCCTCCAGGCGCTGCAGCCAGTCCGCCGCCGGACGCTCCAGCATGGCGCGCGCGAGCATCGGGACCAGCGTGTCGCGGCCCTGGATGCGGCCGGTGACCTTGTGCCAGCGCGGATCGGCCGCCAGGTCGGGCCGTTCGATGGCCGCGCAGTAGCGCTGCCATTGGTCGTCGTTGCCCACCGCGACGACGATTTCGCCGTCGGCCACGGTGAATACCTGGTAGGGGACCAGGCTGGCGTGCGCATTGCCGTAGCGCCGGGGCGCCTTGCCGTTGGCGAAATAGCCGGTGACCTGGTTGCCGCCGAGCGCGACGATGCAATCGAGCAGCGCCATGTCGATGTACTGTCCCCGGCCCGAGACCTCGCGGTGGTTCAGCGCCGCCAGGATGGCGATGGTGGCGTACATGCCCGTGATGACGTCGGCGATCGCGATGCCGGCCTTCTGCGGCCCGCCGCCGGGCAGGTCGTCGCGTTCGCCGGTGATGCTCATCAGCCCGCCGATGGCCTGGAAGACGAAGTCGTAACCCGGCTTGCTGGCGCTGGGCCCGTCCTGGCCGTAGCCGGTGATGGAGCAATACACCAGGCGCGGATTGACGGCCCGCAGGCTGTCGTAGTCCAGCCCGTAGCGCTTGAGGTCGCCGATCTTGTAGTTCTCGATGACCACATCGCTGTGCGCCGCCAGTTCGCGCGCGATGCGCTGGCCCTGCGGCGTGGAGATATCCAGCGTGACGGATTTCTTGCCGCGGTTGGCGGCCGCGTAGTAGGTGGAGTCTCTCGTGTCCTGGCCGGCGCCGTCGCGTATCCAGGGCGGGCCCCAGGCACGCGTGTCGTCGCCGGTGCCCGGGCGCTCGACCTTGATGACGTCGGCGCCCAGGTCGGCCAGGTTTTGCGTGCACCAGGGGCCGGCCAGGATGCGCGACAGGTCCAGGACCCGGATGTGCGAGAGCGCGCCGCGCACCGGCGCCTTGTCTGCGGTTGTTGCGGTCATGCTGCCTCTATTGGATAGTGATGTGGGCGTCGTCGATGACCTTGGCCCACTTGTCCATTTCCGTGTCGACGAAGCGCGCGAACTGCGGCTGCGTCATGGTGCCGGGCACGGCGCCCTGCTGCGCGAACTGTTCCTGGATGGATGGCGAGCGCAGCGCGGCCAGTACATCCTGCGACAGCCTGGCGGCGAGCTTGGGATCCATATGCCCGGGCGCGTAGAGCCCGAACCAGGCGGTGGCCTCGAACCCCTTGATGCCGGCTTCGTCCAGCGTCGGCACGTCCGGCAGCGCCGGCGAACGCGTCAGCGAGGTCACGCCCAGCGCGCGCAGCTTGCCAGCCTTGATGTGTTGCAGCACGCCCGGCACCGAATCGAACATGACGGGAATCTGTCCGCCCAGCAGGTCGTTCAACGCGGGGGCCGCGCCCTTGTAAGGGATATGCACCATCTTCACGCCCGTCATCGACTTGAACAGTTCGCCGGACAGATGGTTGGCGCCACCCGTGCCCGCCGACCCGAAATTGACTTTGCCCGGATTGGCCCTGGCATAGGCGACCAGGTCCGCCGCGGTGTCGATGCGGTTGCGTTCGGCGAATTCGGCGTTGACCACCAGCACGTTGGGCACGGCCGCCACCTGCGCGATGGGAGTGAAGTCGGTTCTGCTGTCGTAGCGCAGGTTCTTGTACAGCGCCGGATTGATGACGTGATGCGTGGCCGTCACCATCAGGGTATAGCCGTCGGCCGGCGTGCGGGCCAGCTGTTCGGAGAAGATGGTGCCGCTGGCGCCCGGCTTGTTCTCGATCACCACCGGCTGTTTCCATTCCGCGCCCAGCGCGTTGCCCAGCATGCGTGCCAGGATGTCCGTGGTGCCGCCGGGCGGGAAGGGTACGACGATGCGCACGGCGTGATCGGGGAAGTTCTGCGCGCCCGCTGCCTGGGGCGCCGTGCACAGGGCGCCCAGGCATAGGGCAGCCGCGGTTCGCAACCATGTCTTCATTTTTGTCTCCTCGTGGGTCCTCTTGCTTTTATGGCGGGCCGCCTCTGGCGGCTCGATCTTAATGGGGGAATTCGACCATCGCTTCGCCGACCGCGATGGTTTCGCCGCGCTGGTTCAATACCTGCACGTCCAGCGTCGCCCAGCGGCTTTTTTCCGTCTTGCGCGTGGCGGTGACCACGGCGTGGGGGGTGATCGTATCGCCCGGCTTGACCGGCGCCTTCCAGCGCGTTTCCAGGCGGCGCTGCACGCCGCCCCGTTCGTACAGCCAGTCCGTCAGCATGCGCGTGATGACGCCGAAGTTGTTCATGCCGTGCATGATGATGCCGCCGAAATTGGTCTTGCCGAAGTTGCCCTGCATATAGTTGTCGTCCCAGTGCAGGGGATTGAAGTCCAGGGACGCTTCGCAGAATTCGCGGATGGATTCGCGCGTCGGCGAAAAAGGAGCGCCATCGATCTTGTGGCCGGGCGCGAGCGTGTCGAAAGCATGGGGGGTCATGATGGGGCTCCTTACATGGGGCGGATGGTCCAGCCGCGGCCGGAGCAAATCACTTCGTTGTTCTGGTTGAAGAAGACGTTGTCATGGACGACGAACAGGCGGTCCTTGCGGATGAACTTGTCCAGCGCGCGCGCTTCCAGGCGGATGACGTCGCCCGGGCGCGCGGGGATGTTGTAGCTCCAGGACTGGCCGGCATTGACGGTGCCGGGGCTGCGCATCCAGTCGTCCGTGGGGGTGCAGGCGAACATCAGCAGGATGTGGATGGCGGGCGGCGCGATCAACCCTTTGTACGGGGATTCGCGCGCATAGGCTTCGTCGAAGTACAGGGGATGGGTGTCGCCCACGACCCGGCAGTACTTCTGGATGGCTTCCAGCGTCAGGGTGTAGGGGATGGTTTTGCGCGGTTCGCCGGGGACGATGTCGTCCCAGATCTTGCGCGCCTTGTCGTCTTTCCAGAAGTCTGTCTCGAATGTGGTTTGTGTCATGGCCTTTCCAGGGCGGGTTGGAGGTGGGGCGCATGGCCGGGCCCGGACTTGCGCGGCGCGGTCCGCGTGCTTATAATGACCGCTAAGCGGACATATATATCCGCTGTATGGTCATTGTGGTCAGGCACATCGAGCGTGTCAAGCACGCCCGCGGGAGCATCCATGGCAACGCCGGAAAGCGAGTCGTTCGTGCGCACGTTTGCGCGCGGGTTAAGGATCATCGAAGCGATGGGGCAAGGGCAGGCGCGCCAGACGCTGGCCGATATCTCGGCGGCGGTGGAACTGCCGCGCACGGCGGTGCGCCGCTTCCTGATGACGCTGATCGAGCTGTCGTTCGTGAAGACCGACGGCAAGCATTACTGGCTGACGCCCAAGGTGCTGCGGCTGGGGTTGTCCTATCTGTACACGCTGCCTTTCTGGCGGCAGTCGCAGCTGGCGCTGGAAGAACTGGGCGCGCGCATCGGGCAATCGTGCGCGGTGTCGGTGCTGGACGAAGAAGACATCGTCTATGTGCAGCGCCTGCATACCAAGCGCATCCTGCCCATGAGCCCTTCGCTGGGCAGCCGTCTTCCGGCGCATGCGGTGTCCATGGGGCGTGTCCTGCTGGCCGGCCTGGACGATGCCGCGCTGGACGCTTACCTGGAAGCGGCCAGGCTGAAAAAGCTGACCCCCGCCACCGTGGTGGACCGCGATCGCTTGCGGCAGGCCATTCTGCTGGCGCGCGAGCAGGGCTATGCCTGGGTGGACAGCGAACTGGATGAATCCATCGCCGGGATGGCGGTGCCGGTGCGCGACCAGGACGGCGCGATCGTCGCGGCCATCAACGTCAGCCTGACCGCGGGCGCCTACCAGGAAGAAGCCGCGGTGGCGGAATTCCTGCAGCCCCTGCGGCAGACCGCGTCGCAGCTGCGCGCCACGATGGTGGGGTTGCGGTAGGCCGGAACGTTGGTGGGAAAAGGCTCGTATCAGTAGCGTTACGTCGCCAGGGCCGGAGCGCGCCGTCCCGGCGGCGGTGGACGACGGCGGCCACGGCCTTCATGCCGCGACGTTTTCATCGAGCTCCGCGAAGTTGCTAATCCTTACCGAGCCGTCCGGGAAGCGCGCGATGACCTCAAGCTGTCCGCCCATGGCCTCGATATGGCTGCGCAGCGTAGAGATATACATATCGGTGCGTTTTTCGAGCTTCGCGATGGATGGCTGTTGGACATGAAGCAATTCGGCGAGCATCTTCTGTGATAAGCCGCGCGCCTGACGCAGTTCGTGCAAAGGCATTTCCGCCAACATCGCATCCGCCTTGGCCTTCGCACGTGCCCGCGATTCCGGGGACATCGTTTCCCGTAGGATCGAATATTTATTAGCCATCGATAAGCCCTTCTCGAATTAGCTGCCTTAGATGTTCATCGTATAGGCGATCGGCAACCGGGATATGGGTTTCATACCACCGGTCATCTCCAGTCTTATCTGCCCCAATAAGCAGGATCGCGCATCGTCTAGGATCGAAAGCGTACAGCGTTCTAAAGGGACGGCCTGCATGCTGGGTTCGCAGTTCTCGCATATGGCGATGTTTAGAGCCCTTTATTCCACTGCTGTGCGGGAATCCCAATAACGGTCCGTTCGCTATGAGCAACTCGACACTCGCGTCCAACGATTCTCGCTCGGCCTCGTCTAGTGAAGACCACCATTCGCCGAATTGGTCTGTATATTCAACTGCCCATGGCATCAATTATTCCTTCAAGGGAATATTCTGTCAAGGGAATATGGGTACCGTCCAAGCTATGCAAAGTTCCCGTATCGTGTAGCGGCCGCTATCGGTGAAGGCTACTCAGAACCGCACCTTCACATTGGCCATGACGCCGTTCTGCCGCACGCCGTCGCCCAGCTGGCCCTGGTAGGACAGGTCCACCCGCACGTTTTTGGCCACCTGTACATTCAGCCCGGCCTGCAGGATGGCGGCGTCCTTGGCGATGGGCACGCCGGAGACGGTGAAGGGCGAGCCCGACGGCAGCGACTGCGTGGCCGTGGGGGTCGTGTCGCCGAAAGCATGGCGCCAGCCCAGCATGCCGTGCAGGACGGCCGTGGTACCGCCCGCGTCCAAGCGCGTGGAGGCGCGCAAGCCGAGCGTGGTGTAGGTCACGCCGGTGTTGTCGCCGCGGCCGGACAGCCCCGTGTCGCCGCCCTCGTCGAAACCCTGGGTGTGCAGATTCGCATAGGCGAGGCCGGCGAAGGGCTCGAACGTCGTGGTGCCGTAGTTCAAGGCATAGCCGGCCTCGCCGAACACCTGGGCGGTATTGCCGTCATAAGAGGCCTTGTCGGTGGTGCCCGCGAAACCGGCGAAAGCCACGTCGCGCTGCGTGTCTATGCGATGCCAGGTGTTGGCGGCGCCGAAGCGCAGCCCCAGCGCGCCCAGCTGCGTGCCCGCATAAGCGGCCAGGGTATAGCTGTCGATATCCGCGCTGCTGGAGCGCCCGTCCACGTTCAGGTCCGTGCGGTCGTAGCCTGCCGCCACGCCGGCCCGCCAGTTGGCGGCCACCGGGAAGTCCGCGCCTACCATGAAGCCGCCGATGCTGCGTTCCAGCTTGGCGGCATTGCCGTTGCCGTCGATGTCGCCCCAGGCGCCGTAGACCTGGCCCCACATTGCCGCGCGGCCGGGCGCGGGAACCGGCGTGGCGGCGCCATTCGCGCTGGCCAGCCGTGCCGGCGCGGCCGCGTTGTCCATGAACGCCATGCGCAGGCGATCGTTGATCGCGTCGCGGGCGAAGTGGCTGTCTTCCAGCAGCGAGGTCTTCAGGCTGGCCTGGATTTCGCCGGACAGGCTGTCGAAGGCGGCGCGCGCATCGGCCGGGTCGTTCATCGACGCGATCGTGTCGTGCACCGGTTGGCCGTCGGGCTGGCTGTCGGCGCCCTGGGCCGCGGCGCGCTGGTTGCGGGTTTGCGCGACATCCGCATAGCGCGTGGCATTGCGGTCGAAGGCCAGGTACACGTGGCTGGGGTCGTAGGACAGCACGGGTTGCAGGAACAGCATCTGCGTCGCGCCGGCGACGGAACCGTAGGCGCCGCTGATGCCCTGTCCCGCGGACAGGATGGTGTAGCGCAGGCCCGGAGCGATCCGCGTGCCGGGCATCGGGGTCACCATCACATTGCCCGCCAGGGATGCCGTCCCCGCCACCTGGATCAGGTCGGATTGCCCGCCGTTGGCGACTTCGACCCGGTAGGTCGATCCGGCCAGCTGCGCGTAGTTGCCCGTGAAAGTCAGCGTGCCGATCGAATGCCCGGGCGCGATGGTGCCGGCCACGTTGGCGCTGCCCAGCGTGCCGTTGCCGTCCAGCAGGGCGCCTTGCGCAATCGTTAGCGTGCCGCCGAGCGTGCCTTGCACGTCCAGGTTGCCGCCCTGCGCGATGGTGACGCCATTCGCATACTGCTGCTTGCCTGTCAGCACCCAACTGCCGCTGACGGTAAGGTTCTCGACGTTGACGGCGCCGGCGAAGGTGCCGCTGCCCAGCAGGTTGACCGTATCGTTGCCGGCGCCGCCGTCGACCAGGCCGACGATGCGCGAGCCGGTCAGGATGTTCAGCGTATCGTCGCCACCGCCCAGGTCCAGCGCCAGGCCTTTGCCGCCTTCGATCAAACCCGAGTTCGTCACCGTGTCGGCCTGGTTGCCGATGATCTTGACGCCAAAGCCCGTGACGCCGCGTATCGTGCCTTCGTTGACCAGCGTGGTCGCATGCGGCGCGGCGCCTTCGGCGCTGTCGTCGATGAGGATACCGTTGGCCTGGCCGCTGATCAGGGATTGCGCCGTCAGATTGCGGATGATGCCGCCGCCCGCGGCGATGCCTTCGCTGTTATTGGGCGAACCGTCTTTCTCGCCTTTGGCGCCGATGCCCTGGATGGTCCCGGTATTGGTAATGTCCGCCTTGCCGTCGATGTCGACCCCGTCGCCGTCGCCGTTCACCGACGTGGCGTCGATGGCACCGGTGATGATGCCGTGGTTCACCACGGTACCGTCGCCGTCGGAACCGACGCCGGAGCCGTTGCGGCCGACGATGACGCCGCCGGCTTCGTTGACGACGTCGACGTTGACGTCGCTGGTAATACCGTGGCGGGCGCCGGAGATCAGGCCGCCCGCATAGTTGTGGACGGCGGCGGCGTGGCCCTGCATGTCGACGCCGTCGTTGGAGGGATCGTCCTCGGGGTCGCCCGATGTGTTGGCCGGGGCCGACGAGACGATAGCGCCCCAGTTGTTGACCTGGCCCCCTTCCCCTGGACGGACGGCGTCGGCATCCATGGCCTGGATCAGGCCGCCGGCGCGGTTATTGATAACGACATTGCCGGCGGTGCCGATCTTGTCGAAGTCGATGGCCTGGCCGCTTTGCGAGGTGATGGTGCCGGCGTTCTCGATCACGATGCGGCCGGTCGGGACATCGTTGTTGATGCGGACGCTGTCGTCGCTGGTGAAGATGATCGCGCCGGCATTGTTGGTCAACGTAAAGTTGAACGGCGAGCCGGCGGTGCTGCCGTTGGTGTCGATGCCGCGGTTGCCGGACTTCAGCGTGCCGGAGTTCGTGATGGAAATGCCGGGGGCCGGCACGGACGAGTCCATGGTCAGGGACGTGCCCGACGTATCGATCGTTCCGCCGCTTTCGATGGTGACGCTGTCGCTACCGGATATCGTGCGGCGGGTCGTGTCGGTGACGCCGCTTCCTATCACGACAGGGCCGGCGGCTTGCGCGGCCAGCGAGGTCATCACGGATGCCAGGGCGGCGGCCAGGGTGGCGGGCGCCCTGGGGTTCTTCATCGTCGGCATGCTTTACAGCCCCTCTTTGCGGGTACGGTCAAAGGGCTGTCACGCTACGTGACGATTATGACTTTGCTGTTAAAAGCTGAATGTTTATTGAATGCGCTTGAGGGTATCTGGCGGACGGCAAATAAAAAACCGGCCCTGGTACTACCCAGGGCCGGTTATTCCGCGCGGGAACCGATCGGGCGATCAGGCGCCCAGCTGCTTCAACGCATCGTTGAACGTCGCGCTGGGCCGCATGGCCTTGCTGGTCTTATCGGCGTTCGGACGGTAGTAGCCGCCGATGTCCTGCGGCTTGCCTTGCGACGCGCCGAGTTCCTGCACGATCTTGGCTTCGTTGTCCGTCAGGGTCTTGGCGATGCCGGCGAACTTGGCCTGCAGGGACTTGTCTTCCGTTTGGGCGGCCAGTGCCTGGGCCCAGTACAGCGCCAGGTAGAAATGGCTGCCGCGGTTGTCCAGGCCGCCGACCTTGCGGGCGGGCGATTTGTCGGTGTCCAGGAATTTGCCGGTGGCTTCGTCCAGGGTCTTGGCGAGCACGCGGGCGCCGGCGTTGCCGTGGACGTCCGCCAGGTGTTCCAGCGAGGCGGCCAGGGCCAGGAATTCGCCCAGCGAGTCCCAGCGCAGGAAGCCTTCTTCCACGAACTGCTGCACGTGCTTGGGCGCCGAACCGCCCGCGCCGGTTTCGAACAGGCCGCCGCCGGCCATCAGCGGGACGATGGACAGCATCTTGGCGCTGGTGCCCAGTTCCATGATGGGGAAGAGGTCGGTCAGGTAGTCGCGCAGCACATTGCCGGTGACCGAGATGGTGTCCTTGCCCTGGCGGATGCGCTCCAGCGAGAACTTGCACGCCTCGGTGGGCGTCATGATGCGGATGTCCAGGCCCTTGGTGTCGTGGTCTTTCAGGTAGCGCTCGACCTTGGCGATGATCTGGGCGTCATGGGCGCGCCCCTTGTCGAGCCAGAAGACGGCCGGGGTGCCGCTGGCGCGGGCGCGGTTGACCGCCAGCTTGA encodes:
- a CDS encoding MaoC family dehydratase, with product MTQTTFETDFWKDDKARKIWDDIVPGEPRKTIPYTLTLEAIQKYCRVVGDTHPLYFDEAYARESPYKGLIAPPAIHILLMFACTPTDDWMRSPGTVNAGQSWSYNIPARPGDVIRLEARALDKFIRKDRLFVVHDNVFFNQNNEVICSGRGWTIRPM
- a CDS encoding IclR family transcriptional regulator domain-containing protein; this translates as MATPESESFVRTFARGLRIIEAMGQGQARQTLADISAAVELPRTAVRRFLMTLIELSFVKTDGKHYWLTPKVLRLGLSYLYTLPFWRQSQLALEELGARIGQSCAVSVLDEEDIVYVQRLHTKRILPMSPSLGSRLPAHAVSMGRVLLAGLDDAALDAYLEAARLKKLTPATVVDRDRLRQAILLAREQGYAWVDSELDESIAGMAVPVRDQDGAIVAAINVSLTAGAYQEEAAVAEFLQPLRQTASQLRATMVGLR
- a CDS encoding XRE family transcriptional regulator; amino-acid sequence: MANKYSILRETMSPESRARAKAKADAMLAEMPLHELRQARGLSQKMLAELLHVQQPSIAKLEKRTDMYISTLRSHIEAMGGQLEVIARFPDGSVRISNFAELDENVAA
- a CDS encoding type II toxin-antitoxin system RelE/ParE family toxin, translated to MPWAVEYTDQFGEWWSSLDEAERESLDASVELLIANGPLLGFPHSSGIKGSKHRHMRELRTQHAGRPFRTLYAFDPRRCAILLIGADKTGDDRWYETHIPVADRLYDEHLRQLIREGLIDG
- a CDS encoding autotransporter outer membrane beta-barrel domain-containing protein, translating into MKNPRAPATLAAALASVMTSLAAQAAGPVVIGSGVTDTTRRTISGSDSVTIESGGTIDTSGTSLTMDSSVPAPGISITNSGTLKSGNRGIDTNGSTAGSPFNFTLTNNAGAIIFTSDDSVRINNDVPTGRIVIENAGTITSQSGQAIDFDKIGTAGNVVINNRAGGLIQAMDADAVRPGEGGQVNNWGAIVSSAPANTSGDPEDDPSNDGVDMQGHAAAVHNYAGGLISGARHGITSDVNVDVVNEAGGVIVGRNGSGVGSDGDGTVVNHGIITGAIDATSVNGDGDGVDIDGKADITNTGTIQGIGAKGEKDGSPNNSEGIAAGGGIIRNLTAQSLISGQANGILIDDSAEGAAPHATTLVNEGTIRGVTGFGVKIIGNQADTVTNSGLIEGGKGLALDLGGGDDTLNILTGSRIVGLVDGGAGNDTVNLLGSGTFAGAVNVENLTVSGSWVLTGKQQYANGVTIAQGGNLDVQGTLGGTLTIAQGALLDGNGTLGSANVAGTIAPGHSIGTLTFTGNYAQLAGSTYRVEVANGGQSDLIQVAGTASLAGNVMVTPMPGTRIAPGLRYTILSAGQGISGAYGSVAGATQMLFLQPVLSYDPSHVYLAFDRNATRYADVAQTRNQRAAAQGADSQPDGQPVHDTIASMNDPADARAAFDSLSGEIQASLKTSLLEDSHFARDAINDRLRMAFMDNAAAPARLASANGAATPVPAPGRAAMWGQVYGAWGDIDGNGNAAKLERSIGGFMVGADFPVAANWRAGVAAGYDRTDLNVDGRSSSADIDSYTLAAYAGTQLGALGLRFGAANTWHRIDTQRDVAFAGFAGTTDKASYDGNTAQVFGEAGYALNYGTTTFEPFAGLAYANLHTQGFDEGGDTGLSGRGDNTGVTYTTLGLRASTRLDAGGTTAVLHGMLGWRHAFGDTTPTATQSLPSGSPFTVSGVPIAKDAAILQAGLNVQVAKNVRVDLSYQGQLGDGVRQNGVMANVKVRF